The following proteins are co-located in the Flectobacillus major DSM 103 genome:
- a CDS encoding sensor histidine kinase: MLNQSLNEAILSAILTHLGVFVSVYNYETAEVVLINKSGLDTFKVKDEKDFSEKYGVEVRKTPNTPAQDLIVRKALEETGVWSEEVECRVHDGTFFWGLININTFSYNNQTYLITRILNLEKLLQFEKENGVTGRNYFKNQIDQVISYRTSVLLDTLSKLEQSKYELSEALHREHRLNELKSQFITFASHEFRTPLGIISSSANLLSKYNKIGNVAKQEEHIQTILENVKTLTQLLEESLSIGALGDDVIERPLNFYLSKVMQEMKNTL; this comes from the coding sequence ATGCTCAATCAATCGCTCAACGAAGCAATACTAAGTGCCATACTCACACATTTAGGGGTGTTTGTGAGTGTGTATAATTATGAAACTGCCGAGGTTGTGCTTATCAACAAAAGTGGTTTGGATACCTTTAAAGTAAAAGATGAAAAAGATTTTAGCGAAAAGTATGGGGTAGAAGTCAGAAAAACGCCTAATACGCCCGCTCAAGATTTGATTGTTAGGAAGGCTCTTGAAGAAACGGGTGTGTGGTCGGAAGAGGTAGAGTGCCGTGTACATGACGGGACGTTCTTTTGGGGGCTTATCAATATCAATACTTTTTCGTACAATAACCAAACTTATTTGATAACACGAATACTCAATTTAGAAAAGCTTTTACAGTTTGAAAAAGAAAATGGTGTTACTGGTCGTAACTATTTCAAAAACCAAATCGACCAAGTAATATCTTATCGGACATCGGTATTGCTCGATACGCTGTCAAAGCTAGAACAATCAAAATATGAATTATCGGAGGCACTTCACCGAGAACACCGACTCAACGAACTGAAGTCGCAGTTTATCACCTTTGCCTCCCACGAGTTTCGTACACCTTTGGGTATTATATCGTCGTCGGCTAATTTACTCAGCAAGTATAATAAAATAGGTAATGTGGCTAAGCAAGAAGAGCATATCCAAACTATATTGGAAAATGTAAAAACCTTAACCCAGCTACTGGAAGAATCGCTAAGTATAGGGGCTTTGGGCGATGATGTAATAGAAAGACCCTTGAATTTTTACCTTTCTAAGGTTATGCAAGAAATGAAAAATACACTTTGA
- a CDS encoding PAS domain-containing sensor histidine kinase produces the protein MKELIGFFGAKLSGEQSSDYIAFIEDFYNNAPNGYHSLDVDGYYLKVNDTELRLLGYTREELVGKVRFIDLMPTELKDESAKIYEKFKKEGTARNLEFELLTKDGRVIPILLNANAIYDEEGNFITTHSMIIDISERKNLEKVLLAQNQELNRLNEQLFHINQEKNRFIGIASHDLQNPLTNIKLIAGKFRKTAQNLSDSQRRWIDELVNTTDRMASLIKNMLSINRIERDTVNPDFEQHNIVELLTTSLSRFEEIATRKQIKIHFESDSDSLIANTDPDYLTEIIENLVSNAIKFSYNNTSIWVSLSQNSEQLTLQVTDQGQGILEEEKTLLFRRFQKLSAKPTSNESSTGLGLSIVKELTEQLGGTISCESKVGIGTAFIVHLPL, from the coding sequence TTGAAAGAGTTAATTGGGTTTTTCGGAGCCAAGCTCTCCGGCGAACAGTCCTCTGACTACATTGCTTTTATTGAAGACTTCTATAACAATGCACCCAATGGTTATCATTCATTGGATGTCGATGGCTACTACCTCAAGGTCAACGATACCGAGCTTAGGCTATTAGGTTATACTCGCGAAGAGTTGGTGGGCAAAGTACGGTTTATCGACCTAATGCCTACTGAACTAAAAGACGAATCAGCCAAGATTTATGAAAAATTTAAAAAAGAGGGTACTGCTCGCAATTTAGAGTTTGAGTTGCTTACCAAAGATGGCAGAGTTATTCCTATTTTGCTCAACGCCAATGCTATATACGACGAAGAGGGTAATTTTATCACAACGCATTCCATGATTATTGATATTTCGGAAAGAAAAAATCTGGAAAAAGTATTATTAGCTCAAAATCAAGAACTTAATCGCCTCAACGAACAACTTTTTCATATCAATCAGGAAAAAAACCGTTTTATTGGTATTGCCTCGCATGATTTACAAAATCCGCTAACCAATATTAAGCTGATTGCTGGAAAGTTTAGAAAAACGGCTCAAAACCTTAGCGATAGCCAACGCCGCTGGATTGACGAACTGGTGAATACCACCGACCGCATGGCCTCTTTGATTAAAAATATGCTAAGTATTAATCGTATTGAAAGAGATACCGTAAACCCTGACTTTGAACAACATAATATTGTAGAGTTACTTACCACTTCGCTAAGTAGATTTGAGGAAATAGCCACCCGTAAGCAAATAAAAATACATTTTGAAAGTGATTCTGACAGCCTAATCGCTAATACCGACCCCGATTATTTAACCGAAATTATTGAAAATCTGGTATCCAATGCTATAAAATTTTCGTACAATAATACTTCTATTTGGGTAAGCCTAAGCCAAAATTCAGAGCAGCTTACCTTACAAGTAACCGACCAAGGGCAGGGTATTTTGGAAGAAGAAAAAACCTTATTATTTAGAAGATTCCAGAAGCTAAGTGCCAAACCTACATCTAACGAATCATCG
- a CDS encoding response regulator has product MQKILLIEDDDQLRRNTAEILELSNYEVYTAENGKVGVEKALLQQPDLVICDVMMPVLDGYGVLKVFGKNPELKDIPIILLTAKSERGDFRKGMELGADDYLTKPFDEIELLSAIETRLRRNESFKAHPSDTFSVVATNPFFRDNALNTGLLSLLDEKKMHVFKKKGVVYAEGDDATRLYYIKSGKVKAFRQNSEGKELVTGLYHAGGFFGHNALLHQLLYQETVVALEETQVLYISKDEFLRILATNAEVATSFIKFLSKQLLEKEQQLLGLAYNSLRKRVAEALILYAEHINEGSDEDIVVQISREDLATVAGTATESLIRTLSDFKQEGLIDIMSGKVVILDLKKIKHLKY; this is encoded by the coding sequence ATGCAAAAGATACTACTGATAGAAGACGATGACCAGCTTCGCCGCAATACGGCCGAGATACTCGAATTGTCGAACTATGAAGTATATACTGCCGAAAATGGAAAAGTAGGTGTAGAAAAAGCCCTTCTTCAGCAGCCAGATTTGGTGATTTGTGATGTTATGATGCCTGTGTTGGATGGCTATGGCGTATTGAAGGTTTTTGGAAAAAACCCTGAACTAAAGGATATTCCTATTATTTTGTTGACAGCCAAGTCGGAACGTGGCGATTTTAGAAAAGGCATGGAACTGGGGGCTGATGATTACCTGACCAAACCTTTTGATGAAATAGAATTGCTGTCGGCTATCGAAACTCGTTTACGGAGAAATGAAAGTTTTAAGGCTCACCCTTCCGATACCTTTTCGGTGGTAGCAACCAATCCGTTTTTCAGAGATAATGCCTTAAATACAGGTTTATTGTCGCTCCTCGATGAAAAGAAAATGCACGTTTTCAAGAAAAAGGGGGTGGTGTATGCCGAAGGTGATGATGCTACAAGATTGTACTATATCAAGTCGGGAAAAGTAAAGGCTTTTCGTCAAAATAGTGAAGGCAAAGAATTGGTTACGGGTCTATATCATGCAGGAGGCTTTTTTGGACATAATGCCTTGCTCCATCAGTTACTTTATCAAGAAACGGTAGTTGCCTTAGAAGAAACCCAAGTTTTATATATTTCAAAGGATGAGTTTTTGAGAATACTGGCCACTAATGCCGAAGTGGCTACTAGTTTTATCAAATTTTTGTCGAAACAATTGCTCGAAAAAGAACAACAATTACTCGGACTAGCCTATAATTCTTTGCGAAAGCGAGTGGCTGAAGCATTAATTTTATATGCTGAACATATCAATGAAGGTAGCGATGAAGATATTGTCGTACAGATTTCAAGAGAAGATTTGGCAACGGTAGCAGGCACAGCTACCGAATCATTGATTAGAACGCTTTCCGATTTTAAACAAGAAGGATTGATTGATATTATGTCGGGTAAAGTGGTAATACTAGACCTCAAGAAAATTAAACATCTCAAATACTAA